A genomic window from Sebastes fasciatus isolate fSebFas1 chromosome 7, fSebFas1.pri, whole genome shotgun sequence includes:
- the sirt2 gene encoding NAD-dependent protein deacetylase sirtuin-2, whose amino-acid sequence MSGSSELPKKEEEEEEEEATPEPEEQSDDSSGEEAAGDTEMDFLRNLFSSTLGLGSPDKVLDDLTLDGVAQYIKSGKCKNIICMVGAGISTSAGIPDFRSPGSGLYANLQKYNLPYPEAIFQIEYFKKHPEPFFALARELYPGQFKPTICHYFMKLLKDKGLLRRCYSQNIDTLERVAGLEGDNLIEAHGTFFTSHCVSFRCRKEYNLDWMKDKIFSDDIPRCDKCSSLVKPDIVFFGENLPVRFFTSMKMDFPRCDLLIVMGTSLQVQPFAGLVGRVSKSCPRLLINMEKAGQADPLFGLLGFGGGMDFDSDKAYRDVAHISTCDDGCLALAELLGWKVELEDLVKQEHAKIDSQDKKEKAGESKGAAAEASSAASVEPEPKKEE is encoded by the exons ATGTCTGGTTCATCAG AACTTcctaaaaaagaagaagaagaggaggaggaggaggctacCCCTGAACCAGAG gaGCAATCCGACGACAGCAGTGGGGAGGAGGCTGCAGGAGACACAGAGA TGGACTTCCTGCGTAACCTCTTCTCCAGCACCCTGGGCCTCGGCTCACCAGACAAAGTTCTGGATGATCTGACTCTGGACGGAGTGGCACAGTACATAAAGAGCGGCAAAT GTAAAAACATAATCTGCATGGTTGGAGCAGGAATATCCACAT CGGCTGGGATCCCTGATTTCCGCTCACCAGGATCTGGCCTGTATGCAAACTTGCAAAAATATAACCTGCCTTACCCAGAGGCCATCTTCCAGATAGAATACTTTAAG AAACATCCAGAGCCTTTCTTCGCCTTGGCCAGGGAGTTGTACCCAGGACAGTTTAAG CCGACAATCTGTCACTACTTCATGAAGCTGCTGAAGGACAAGGGGCTCTTGAGACGCTGCTACTCACAG AACATTGACACTCTGGAGCGAGTGGCCGGGCTCGAAGGAGACAATCTAATCGAAGCTCATGGAACGTTCTTCACGTCCCACTGTGTCAGCTTCCGTTGTCGCAAGGAGTACAACCTGGACTGGATGAAAG ATAAAATCTTTTCTGATGACATTCCCCGATGTGACAAGTGCAGCAGTTTGGTGAAGCCAG ATATCGTATTCTTTGGAGAGAATCTACCTGTTCGGTTCTTCACTTCAATGAAGATG GACTTTCCTCGCTGTGATCTTCTCATCGTCATGGGGACGTCTCTGCAGGTCCAACCGTTTGCAGGTCTAGTCGGCAG gGTTTCAAAAAGTTGCCCCAGACTGCTCATTAACATGGAGAAGGCAGGGCAG GCTGATCCTCTATTCGGGTTGCTGGGTTTTGGAGGAGGGATGGACTTTGACTCAGACAAGGCGTACAG AGATGTAGCTCACATCAGTACATGTGATGATGGCTGTTTGGCTCTAGCCGAGCTGCTGGGATGGAAG GTGGAGCTGGAGGACTTGGTGAAGCAGGAGCATGCCAAGATTGACAGTCAGGACAAGAAAGAGAAGGCCGGTGAGAGCAAAGGAGCTGCAGCCGAGGCGAGCTCTGCTGCATCAGTGGAACCAGAGCCCAAAAAGGAAGAGTAA